The sequence TCACAAGGATCAACGTTACGCACAAGAGGTAACTCTTGGCTGTGGGGCGGTAAGCTGCCCTATATAGGATGTACCCACGGAACACCGGTAGCACCCTCCCAAGTGAGGTAGCACCCCTCCAAGTTCCCTGGAGTCCAAACGTCTCCAGATTTGCCAAACGTCCCATggttggggttggggggcggCGTGCGAAAACTTATCTGGTCGAGGGTCACTAGGCTAAGAAGTTAGGGGAGGATGGCCAAGTTGGGATTTGCTGATAGGCCAACATACTAAAACACCTGGCTATGTTGGCAAAAGCTTGGGACAGATACCCGGAGATGTACGtttaaaaaagactaaaatattaGTAAACAGCGAGGATTGGGGAACTCAAGACACTATCTGTACGTTGAGAGTAAATCCCAGCTCGTTTACTagataaaagaacaaataaatttaGCAGGttaacccccctccccccataccGAAACTCCACTGAGGACTCAGACTAGGCAGGTAGGGATCATCTTGAACACCCCTTATTACCAGCAAGACGACACTTACCATTAGGTGGCACCACTGGACCATGGGGCGTTTCGAATTTGAACTACTAGGGCAACTTTTAACACACATTGACCCAACCTAGCCCCACATGTAAACGCGATCCTAATTACGGACGCCCCAACACAACTAATTCTTAAGTGTTTACAGCCACTTTCTCTGGTAAAGTAAGTGGCTCTGAAAAGAGCCTTTGTGTATAACGAAGATGTTCGATTTCGTCCTCTGAGCGCCCTTACTTTGAGCTGGTGTACTTGGTGACCGCCTTGGTGCCCTCGGACACGGCGTGTTTGGCCAGTTCGCCGGGCAGCAGCAGGCGCACCGCCGTCTGGATCTCTCGGGAAGTAATGGTCGAGCGCTTATTGTAATGCGCCAGGCGCGACGCTTCCCCAGCAATGCGCTCGAAAATATCATTGACGAAGGAGTTCATGATGCCCATGGCTTTGGACGAGATGCCGGTGTCCGGATGTACCTGTTTCAGCACTTTATACACGTAAACGGAATAGCTTTCCTTGCGGCTGCGCTTGCGCTTCTTGCCGTCCTTCTTCTGTACTTTCGTGACAGCTTTTTTAGAGCCTTTTTTAGGAACAGGAGCGGATTTTGCTGGATCCGGCATTTTTGCAGGAACACACACCACACGCTTGTGCTAAACGGTGCCGACTACTTCAGACCTGGCCCCTTACACGTTATTTATAGAGCCTTTATGCAAATGAAGGCTAACAGAGTACTGCATTTTTATTGGTTAATATACAACAGTGTCGTCATAGAGAGGCAGAGTCCATGTAAATAAGGTTCCGCTGGCGTTTTCTTACTGGTTCTTACAACAAATGTCTTGTTAACCAATCAAAATGTTCTCTTCCACACTAAATTAAGTAAATGTAGTTTCAcctgtttggggtcttttgttaaatgattttcactttttctcgTTGACTTGTATATAGTAGCGATCTGAAGCGCGTGCTAAAGACAAGCtaactttctcttatttttgcaTCGTTTTACTCCTCTGTACTATTTTGTGGAAGTTTGATTCTGGTTTTCGCAACATACCttagccgcccccccccccccccccttttttttactGTTTGCACCTTCTGTCTCATGCAGTTAGGAAGATGGGATCCTACATATCTCAGGGCTCTTGTCCCCATTCTTAACAGTTGAAATACCGAGGAACTACTTGGGGATCGAGGATTTATCTAACACCTGGCCTAATTCTAGTAACTGTAGAATCGAGCTGAAACCGATTACCATTCCTACAGTAACCACATAATGGCGGCCTTCTTTAGTATTCAGATTTGTGCTAACGTTTTGTACTAGCAGCTTGGAAAGCGCTACAATTGGCAGAGAATTTAGCTTCTTGCAGTTTTCTCAGAAATCTAGGTTGGAGCTCTGCGCTAAGAAATCAAACCGGCTTGTAAGCGCAGTTAACAAAAATGACCTAAACCTCGCTTCTGGGGCTCCCTCTAGCGTCTGTCAGCTTTAATTCCATAACCTCACCACAACGCGTGTTAAACTCCCCTACCCGCTTTACCCTTAACATTCGTGCATTAAGAGCTCACCGACTAAAGTGAAAGCTGGTACAGCTGCTTTTTATGAAAACGTGGGTGGCTCTGAAAAGAGCCTTTAGATCGTCTACTTTAAAATGTACGCCTTAAGCCCGCTCCCCGCGGATGCGGCGAGCCAGCTGGATGTCTTTGGGCATGATGGTCACGCGCTTGGCGTGGATGGCGCACAGGTTCGTGTCTTCAAACAGCCCCACCAGGTAGGCCTCGCTCGCCTCCTGCAGCGCCATCACGGCCGAGCTCTGGAAGCGCAGATCGGTCTTAAAGTCCTGCGCGATCTCGCGCACCAGCCGCTGGAACGGCAGCTTCCGGATCAGCAGCTCGGTCGACTTCTGGTAGCGCCGGATCTCCCGCAGGGCCACGGTACCCGGCCGGTAGCGGTGCGGCTTCTTGACGCCGCCCGTGGCCGGCGCGCTCTTGCGAGCCGCCTTGGTGGCCAGCTGCTTCCGCGGGGCCTTGCCACCGGTGGACTTGCGGGCAGTCTGCTTCGTGCGCGCCATGGTTTCTCACAGGTTTTATTCACCGGCCCTCCTAGGCAGTCTCATTTATAGACATAGCCTCGTCTTGATTGGGCCAGAAAAGCTAGCAATTTCCGAAATTGTAATTTCATTGGCTAGAATTCAATCCTATTTGGGCAGAAGATTGTAATGCTGGTCTCTTCACTTACGACCTCCCTTTTCCAGCCCTTTTCTATAATCTTAtcacagatttctttttaaagaccttGTCTTTATATTGCTGTTAACTTTCGTAAGAACAATTTATGAAGTGTTTTTGCACGCTTGGGATTTATATTTTAGCAGGTTCTTTCAAAATACAAGCACGCCCTAGGTTTCAGCCTGCATTTCCGCTTACTAATTATTGTAACTCCTCTCCCGTAACTAACAAATTTATTTAGCTGCTGACAATGAGCTAAGCGACAGTTACATTGCGACTGAGGTTCAACAAAACAATATGTAGTTGAAGGAACCAGAAATTAAACTTCACCGTTACCTGGTTCGGAACTACACCCAAATTGTGTGCTGATGGTTACCAACTCAGTTAGAGCCATCTGCCTTCCCCACCCCGAAAGAGGTTTTCTCCTCAATCCATCAATGTGTAATTAGGTCCTATGGACAAACCGCTTTAAGTAAGGGAAGATAAGACCGGAAATATTCATTTCTCCCTTACAATAGTGAATAGCTTTAAATAGTCAAGTTGCTTATCAGTCATTTAACGTTAAAGGGTCAAAGCACATAAATTATTTGTTGATTACTGAGCTGCTAGCATATTTTCTTCAATAAAGTGTTTCCTAATGCTTACAGTTTCAAATCTTTTCTATTCTCTATACAGAAATTGAAGatcttttgccttttatttcctgGGCTCTGAAGAATTTCTCAGAAAATTGCATGTAATAAAACAAAAGTTATGTAAGGTTACCAATGCTTAAAATTGCAATAACTAACAAACACTTTTAATGACATGCTTATTTGATTGGAAAAACATCGCATATAAAAACTCAAACTTGAGAATAAAATCAGGCCCAAGAGGCTCAAAACTTAGCTCAAAGGTATGATGATCACTCTCCTGAAGTTAAAAGTAATTTTGAGAGTTTTTCCTGAACATTAAACACAAGGTAGAAACAACCCGTGACGTATGGTTGCCTTAGAAGTCACCTTTAATAACAGAATTCTGATTCATATTAGAAGTCTCCTTAGGCAGCAGCAATCTCCTCCTATAGGGAGAAGATCTAAAATGTCAGGGAGAAAGTGTTGCTGATGTGAACAACTGTTACCATCTCCTGTGGTTATTTTGTAATAATATCTTGCATATACAGAGCACCGCTcactactttaaaattttctacatatattatttaattccAGCTCTGTGAAATAGATGTTATttaactcattttacagataaactgagtctcagagatgtTATAGCTCATCTTGGATAAGTAACAAAGCCTACATGATATTCTAAAGCACAAGAATGAAATCACAGTGGATTTCCAGTTTCTTCAGACTTGGGGTATATCttaaagcactgaagaattttccCAACATACAATCGAATTACTCAACTCAGTTGTTACCGTCAGAAGAAGAAACTACCCCACGGTAGGTGTCTGGGTTACAGCCCAAAGCTGCCTACCCAAGTGTCacatttctttgaaaaacatttttttaaatttgttttcatgtATCCACTCTAGGCCAAGCTGTATGGGATGTGttcatttaaatgagaaaaagattCTCAAGCTGTCTGTTTATATAGAATCCAACAGTAATGGGATTTGCATTACCTTTATCAACCAAAACTTGGCACTTGCCACAGGTGCTTGCtgtctacctctacaaggattaagtcatgggctgctgcagctgctgacctccaACACTCCTTGAAGGGGTTCAGGGTGGAAAGCAGAAATTAGGCACTCTGTGCTCCGGAAAACTGGCAGGATgggtctttagatagttagatattctcaggagctgatttcatgagcccaattcttataagaaaatatagatataagatatctagaaaaacactaaaatccttcatggtgataaTTGtttcttgtgactagcagaagtTTCATAATGCCAGCAGAAACTTTCtataaaaaatatgtgcttgattgcatgtgcTCCCTTTTTGCCAAAATCAAGTATATATTGTCTTTTCCCTCTACCTCTTTggaagtttctcagagctatctgaggtgcggtctcccaggctgcagtcctcatattGCCCCAAataacttaactcacaactctccattttttgtttttgttttttagttggtATCTTTataacagagaatgagaaaatTCTGAGAGTCTTCCTCTGGCTTAATAAAGAAGCTGAATAAGA comes from Cervus elaphus unplaced genomic scaffold, mCerEla1.1, whole genome shotgun sequence and encodes:
- the LOC122691336 gene encoding histone H2B type 2-F, with protein sequence MPDPAKSAPVPKKGSKKAVTKVQKKDGKKRKRSRKESYSVYVYKVLKQVHPDTGISSKAMGIMNSFVNDIFERIAGEASRLAHYNKRSTITSREIQTAVRLLLPGELAKHAVSEGTKAVTKYTSSK
- the LOC122691342 gene encoding histone H3, translated to MARTKQTARKSTGGKAPRKQLATKAARKSAPATGGVKKPHRYRPGTVALREIRRYQKSTELLIRKLPFQRLVREIAQDFKTDLRFQSSAVMALQEASEAYLVGLFEDTNLCAIHAKRVTIMPKDIQLARRIRGERA